A genomic region of Papaver somniferum cultivar HN1 chromosome 7, ASM357369v1, whole genome shotgun sequence contains the following coding sequences:
- the LOC113299557 gene encoding ENHANCER OF AG-4 protein 2-like, whose amino-acid sequence MAPGRKRGANRNKAKNQLSLGDLVLAKVKGFPAWPAKISRPEDWERGPDPRKYFVQFFGTAEIAFVAPADIQAFTNETKNKLSARCQSKTVKGKAISDFSRAVNEICKAFEDLQQKNSDECKGEEVPLVEGGEVDLNDQVEVVEHKEGVCKEDLGDEVSVSEEYPHEEGESVSKDVKPIVSCNAKQVSPTISGKGNNASNDGTHLQKHDAHKTDNASPVEEESGCRGEDGKATGDSQLKKVESISGKSEAGSDHASPSDADPSTSLDDDSSPTLAVAIGAKRGSTGQKAVTNGDRNKKVVAVPGKKGQGMVELQNKKHSAVSSSENDNLNGDVDVTESGEHLKDGGKRKTAPCSSMKGKSPSSVKYDPDISSSRKKDKSLIKAKKHDMPARKTSGSRDVDNENIVKSKKEGKDGPLSSGDRREKNAKPRDRKHRLDTAEDLHPAKRPKSTEVNTTPGAKKSVVERRKKDSSGVVGNKGIPQHTDVKKPSSGKKAEERSKSRTEMRNVGSTLPSDEDVLPLSKRRRRAVEVMSDCAKQAGLGKKEMSRTNNVRSPTVQVHSKRRALLTLDDDEDEDEKVYKIKKPTHVESTKQVAGVKVESSDLARPTNLSEDGILPIKPSNETSSPSPSETEEKKLKKAKALHVTPSPGKLGTQKSVVKEESSCPTTPKTSLGSVAEAKELELRPIKPQVRPCGSSQAGSNKGSAQASYSLKRSSNQVVSQKHRPTSSSETSRITSSVRVKVESTTDTDAFLERLEAAKEDKTAITMLDSKFEDSVTSMKNLIAAAQAKRKQAHLQSFSHDNLLPSFISSGSLLQGRSPGPGLAVGSSIIVQTDANGYYSHSAIGSPHSRPFTSQHQLAPEDVEEGGVSSGNRAPVESLSGCTEVAVARDAFEGMIETLSRTKDSIGRATRHAIDCAKHGIASEIVEILIQKLENEPSFHRRVDLFFLVDSITQISHNQKGIAGSSYIPSVQAALPRLLGAAVPAGAKENRRHCVKVLRLWLERKILPESVLRRYMEDFGFPNDDMITGISHRRPSRTERAIDDPIREMEGMLVDEYGSNATFELPGFLSSSVFEDEDEFPSSMLKELGDKISLDVAGVTEGLEQGAVTPNDRRHLILKDVDGELEMEDVSGSPKNERNTARNGSSNLESRQLNSDCTLKVTTDSPNEIPPLPFGSPPLPLDSPPPPPPLPPSSPPPPPPPPSPPPHHLSSQPPLPFQPVPVPPQTLLPPQSLPPQPSFTYPPSVPPQSTMPPPQPSMPPQPSFPPPHSLSSCSPPVPYHPPPPQENWRPPSGNHVHQTAGITPHPGNVRNVVRNEMFPQQSSNTVQPGSCRPHDDSGFSSSRPFEYGHNDMYPVSQASQPNQQFRPPSTPYPHRPYPPIPPAQTPPNHFSYPQPSGQHQEQHIYPRPYPLPPLPNGQRPYGMDEQRRIPSGDFNTDNQHGMWVGGGRNPTCPGPPFVPEGYFRPPIDTPPNNMGYQHPIHNPRPFGAPMPGHGATQMLPCRPNISTHNSWRSS is encoded by the exons ATGGCTCCGGGGCGTAAAAGAGGAGCAAACAGAAACAAAGCGAAGAATCAGTTAAGTTTAGGGGATCTGGTTCTTGCTAAGGTTAAAGGTTTTCCTGCATGGCCAGCAAAG ATAAGCCGACCTGAAGACTGGGAGCGTGGTCCAGATCCTAGAAAATACTTCGTTCAATTCTTTGGAACTGCTGAAAT TGCATTTGTAGCCCCTGCTGATATACAAGCCTTTACTAATGAGACTAAGAATAAATTATCAGCACGATGCCAAAGTAAGACAGTTAAAGGTAAGGCCATTAGTGATTTTTCCCGTGCTGTAAACGAGATCTGCAAAGCTTTTGAAGATCTTCAGCAAAAGAATTCAGATGAATGTAAAGGGGAAGAGGTTCCCTTGGTTGAGGGTGGGGAAGTTGACTTGAACGACCAGGTTGAGGTGGTTGAGCACAAGGAAGGTGTTTGTAAAGAGGACTTGGGCGATGAAGTATCTGTTTCTGAGGAATATCCACATGAGGAGGGTGAGAGTGTCAGCAAGGATGTAAAGCCTATTGTTTCTTGTAATGCAAAACAAGTCTCTCCAACTATATCTGGTAAGGGAAACAATGCATCTAATGACGGGACACATTTGCAGAAGCACGATGCACACAAGACAGATAATGCTTCCCCAGTAGAAGAAGAATCTGGTTGTAGAGGTGAGGATGGTAAGGCGACTGGTGATTCTCAACTCAAGAAGGTAGAGAGCATTTCAGGAAAATCGGAAGCCGGTAGTGACCATGCTTCTCCTTCTGATGCTGATCCTTCTACTAGCTTGGATGATGATAGTTCTCCTACTTTAGCTGTGGCAATTGGAGCAAAGCGTGGCAGTACTGGACAGAAGGCAGTCACAAACGGTGACAGGAACAAGAAAGTGGTAGCTGTTCCAGGAAAGAAAGGACAGGGTATGGTTGAACTCCAGAATAAGAAGCATTCAGCAGTTTCGTCTTCGGAAAATGATAACCTAAATGGTGATGTTGACGTAACTGAATCTGGAGAACATCTTAAAGATGGAGGGAAAAGAAAAACTGCCCCATGCAGTAGCATGAAGGGAAAATCTCCCAGCTCCGTGAAATATGATCCAGATATCAGTAGTAGTCGGAAGAAAGACAAAAGCCTCATAAAAGCTAAAAAGCATGACATGCCAGCTCGTAAAACGTCTGGTTCTCGTGATGTTGACAATGAAAATATAGTCAAGTCTAAGAAAGAGGGCAAAGATGGACCTTTGTCTTCTGGAGATCGCAGGGAAAAGAATGCAAAGCCTAGAGATAGAAAGCATAGGTTGGATACTGCTGAGGATTTGCATCCTGCCAAAAGACCAAAAAGCACCGAAGTAAACACTACCCCTGGTGCTAAAAAATCCGTTgtggaaagaagaaagaaagattcGTCGGGTGTCGTTGGCAACAAAGGAATTCCACAGCATACAGATGTTAAAAAACCCTCATCAGGTAAGAAAGCTGAAGAGCGTTCAAAATCAAGAACTGAGATGCGTAATGTTGGATCTACCTTGCCAAGCGATGAGGATGTTCTTCCTCTATCAAAGCGACGCCGTCGGGCAGTAGAGGTTATGTCTGACTGTGCTAAGCAAGCTGGTTTGGGTAAGAAGGAAATGTCGAGAACCAATAATGTTAGGTCTCCTACCGTTCAAGTTCATTCTAAACGGAGAGCACTTCTAACgttggatgatgatgaagacgaagatgaaaaaGTATATAAGATTAAGAAGCCAACTCATGTTGAATCTACCAAACAAGTTGCTGGAGTTAAAGTTGAAAGTTCTGATTTAGCCAGACCGACCAATTTGTCTGAGGATGGTATATTGCCTATCAAGCCGTCAAATGAGACTTCATCACCAAGTCCAAGTGAAACTGAAGAGAAGAAGCTGAAAAAAGCCAAGGCTCTGCATGTTACCCCTAGTCCTGGAAAATTAGGAACTCAGAAATCAGTTGTGAAGGAGGAGAGTAGCTGTCCTACTACCCCTAAAACCTCCTTAGGGTCTGTTGCCGAAGCTAAGGAACTAGAGCTTAGACCCATCAAACCTCAAGTCAGACCATGTGGATCGTCCCAGGCAGGGTCAAATAAAGGCTCAGCTCAGGCTTCTTATAGTTTAAAGCGTTCTTCCAATCAAGTGGTGTCCCAGAAACACAGGCCTACATCTTCATCTGAAACTTCAAGGATTACCTCCAGCGTGCGAGTGAAAGTGGAAAGCACCACAGATACTGATGCTTTTCTTGAGAG ATTGGAAGCTGCAAAAGAGGATAAAACAGCCATTACAATGTTAGATTCCAAATTTGAAGATTCTGTTACGTCGATGAAAAATCTTATTGCTGCAGctcaagcaaaaaggaaacaggCTCACTTGCAATCCTTCTCACATGATAATCTTCTTCCCTCTTTCATATCCTCCGGTTCTTTGCTTCAGGGGAGAAGCCCTGGTCCTGGTTTGGCAGTAGGCTCTAGCATAATAGTACAAACTGACGCAAATGGATATTATTCTCACTCAGCTATAGGCTCTCCTCATTCCCGTCCATTCACATCACAACATCAACTGGCTCCTGAAGACGTGGAAGAGGGTGGAGTTAGTTCAGGAAACCGGGCACCTGTGGAGTCGTTAAGTGGTTGTACTGAGGTTGCTGTTGCTCGAGATGCTTTCGAAGGAATGATTGAGACCTTGTCGAGGACAAAGGACAGTATTGGACGTGCTACTCGCCATGCCATTGACTGCGCGAAGCATGGAATCGctagtgag ATCGTGGAAATTCTTATTCAAAAGCTGGAGAACGAACCCAGTTTTCATCGCAGAGTTGATCTGTTTTTTCTGGTGGACTCTATTacacaaatttcacataatcagaAAG GTATTGCGGGCTCGTCTTATATTCCTTCAGTACAAGCAGCATTGCCACGTCTACTAGGTGCTGCTGTTCCAGCTGGAGCTAAGGAGAATCGCCGTCACTGTGTTAAG GTATTGCGCTTATGGCTTGAGCGAAAGATCTTGCCTGAATCTGTTCTTCGACGTTACATGGAGGATTTTGGATTTCCTAATGATGACATGATAACTGGAATTTCTCATAGACGGCCGTCTCGAACAGAGCGTGCTATAGATGATCCAATTAGAGAAATGGAGGGGATGCTTGTTGATGAGTATGGGAG CAATGCAACATTTGAGTTGCCTGGGTTTCTATCGTCTAGTGTATTCGAGGATGAAGACGAGTTTCCTAGCAGTATGCTTAAAGAGTTGGGAGATAAAATATCCTTGGATGTTGCTGGGGTCACAGAAGGGCTAGAACAAGGTGCGGTTACTCCAAACGATAGGCGGCATCTCATTTTGAAGGATGTTGATGGTGAGCTTGAAATGGAAGATGTTTCTGGTTCTCCTAAGAATGAGAGAAATACGGCTCGGAATGGTTCGTCCAATTTAGAATCTAGACAGCTGAATTCGGATTGTACGTTGAAAGTAACAACAGATTCTCCAAATGAGATTCCCCCGCTGCCATTTGGCTCTCCACCGTTGCCTTTGGATTCTCCACCGCCTCCACCGCCATTACCACCTTcatcaccgccaccacctcctCCACCACCCTCACCTCCACCACATCATCTGTCATCACAGCCACCTCTACCTTTCCAACCAGTTCCAGTTCCACCACAAACATTACTGCCTCCACAATCACTGCCGCCTCAACCTTCATTTACATATCCACCTTCAGTTCCACCTCAATCCACGATGCCCCCTCCCCAACCATCAATGCCACCTCAACCATCGTTCCCACCTCCACATTCTTTGTCATCTTGCTCACCACCAGTACCTTATCATCCTCCTCCACCTCAAGAAAATTGGAGGCCTCCCAGT GGGAATCATGTTCATCAAACGGCTGGAATTACTCCTCACCCTGGCAATGTTAGGAATGTTGTAAGAAATGAAATGTTTCCCCAGCAGTCATCAAACACTGTGCAACCTGGGTCATGCCGTCCGCACGATGATTCTGGATTCAGTTCATCAAGGCCTTTTGAATATGGGCACAATGACATGTATCCAGTTTCTCAAGCTTCCCAACCCAACCAACAATTTCGTCCCCCTTCTACTCCGTACCCTCATCGACCTTATCCTCCTATTCCCCCTGCACAAACACCACCCAATCATTTCTCGTACCCACAGCCCTCCGGTCAGCACCAAGAGCAGCATATTTATCCCCGTCCATACCCTTTGCCCCCTCTTCCCAATGGTCAAAGACCGTATGGTATGGATGAACAAAGAAGGATACCTTCAGGTGATTTTAATACAGACAATCAGCATGGTATGTGGGTAGGTGGAGGGAGGAATCCCACATGTCCTGGACCGCCTTTTGTACCTGAAG GGTATTTTCGGCCACCGATTGATACACCACCTAATAATATGGGGTACCAACATCCTATCCATAATCCTCGACCATTTGGAGCTCCAATGCCAG GTCATGGTGCTACGCAGATGCTTCCATGTAGGCCAAACATTTCCACCCATAATTCTTGGAGATCATCATAA
- the LOC113299558 gene encoding dolichyl-diphosphooligosaccharide--protein glycosyltransferase subunit STT3B-like has product MSGSANQPSPAPAAAANFSTGDSLFSGLSLKNLKLKTKQQEVLIRVSILGLVYILAFITRLFSVLRYESMIHEFDPYFNYRTTLYLTEKGFYEFWNWFDSESWYPLGRIIGGTLYPGLMVTAYLIYSTLRFLRFAVHIREVCVLTAPFFASNTTIVAYFFGKEIWDSGAGLVAAALIAICPGYISRSVAGSYDNEGVAIFALVLTFYLFVKAVNTGSLSWSLASAFGYFYMVSAWGGYVFIINLIPLYVLVLLITGRFSMRLYIAYNCMYVLGSLLAMQIQFVGFQHVQSGEHMAAMGVFFLMQVVYFLGWVKHLLSDTKLFQFFLRFTVTCSIGMGALALGAGMASGYISPWTGRFYSLLDPTYAKDFIPIIASVSEHQPTAWSSFMFDFHILLILFPAGLYFCFKKLSDTTIFIVMYGLTSMYFASVMVRLILVATPAMCLISAIAVSATIKNLTSLIRTKSRSLLSGFGKASGSSKGSSKNSPDQSPPFGKNVAIALLVGAFYLLSRYALHCTWVTSEAYSSPSIVLAARGANGGRVIFDDYREAYFWLRQNTPPDAKVMSWWDYGYQITAMGNRTVIVDNNTWNNTHIATVGRAMASDEGEAYEIMRSLDVDYVLVVFGGVTGYSSDDINKFLWMVRIGGGVYPVIKESDYLVNGEYRIDQGAAPKMLNSLMYKLCYYRFGELTTEYSKPPGYDRARGVEIGNKNVQLEHLEEAFTTSNWIVRIYKVKPPSNRPKVMKPPRNM; this is encoded by the exons ATGAGTGGATCAGCTAATCAACCCTCACCAGCACCGGCAGCAGCAGCAAATTTCAGTACCGGAGACAGTTTGTTCTCGGGTTTATCTCTCAAGAacctaaaattgaaaactaagcAACAAGAAGTACTGATTCGTGTTAGTATTCTTGGTCTTGTTTACATATTAGCATTTATAACAAGGTTATTTAGTGTTCTTCGTTATGAGAGTATGATACATGAATTTGATCCATACTTTAATTATAGAACAACATTGTATCTTACTGAAAAGGGGTTTTATGAGTTCTGGAATTGGTTTGATTCTGAGAGTTGGTATCCATTAGGTCGAATTATTGGTGGTACTTTATATCCAGGTCTTATGGTCACTGCTTATTTAATCTATTCCACACTCAGGTTTTTGAGATTTGCAGTTCATATTCGTGAAGTTTGTGTTTTAACAGCTCCATTTTTCGCATCAAATACAACTATTGTTGCTTACTTTTTTGGGAAAGAGATATGGGATTCTGGTGCTGGTCTTGTTGCTGCGGCGTTAATTGCCATTTGTCCTGGTTATATATCTAGGTCAGTGGCTGGATCATATGATAATGAAGGAGTTGCTATTTTCGCTCTGGTGCTtactttttatttgtttgttaagGCGGTTAATACGGGTTCTCTTTCATGGAGCTTAGCTTCGGCTTTTGGCTACTTTTATATGGTGTCAGCTTGGGGAGGTTACGTTTTTATTATTAACTTGATTCCGCTGTATGTGTTGGTTCTTCTAATTACTGGGAGGTTTTCAATGAGATTGTATATAGCATATAATTGCATGTACGTGTTGGGATCATTACTCGCAATGCAGATTCAGTTTGTTGGATTTCAGCATGTTCAGTCTGGGGAGCATATGGCGGCAATGGGAGTGTTTTTCTTGATgcag GTAGTTTACTTCTTAGGTTGGGTTAAGCACTTGTTAAGCGACACAAAGCTATTTCAGTTCTTCTTGAGGTTCACAGTGACCTGTTCGATCGGCATGGGTGCTCTGGCTCTTGGGGCTGGGATGGCCTCTGGTTATATATCTCCATGGACAGGCCGATTTTACTCTTTGCTCGACCCCACCTATGCAAAGGATTTCATTCCAATTATCGCTTCTGTATCTGAGCATCAGCCGACAGCATGGTCATCTTTTATGTTTGACTTCCACATCTTGCTCATCCTGTTCCCAGCAGGGTTGTACTTCTGCTTCAAGAAGTTGTCGGATACCACAATTTTCATAGTCATGTATGGATTGACGAGCATGTATTTTGCTAGCGTGATGGTTCGGTTAATTCTCGTTGCAACACCTGCAATGTGTCTTATTAGTGCTATTGCAGTATCTGCTACCATAAAGAATTTAACTTCATTAATACGAACAAAGAGCAGGAGTCTTCTCAGTGGCTTTGGCAAGGCAAGTGGTAGTTCAAAAGGGTCATCTAAG AATTCACCCGATCAATCTCCACCTTTCGGAAAAAATGTAGCAATTGCTCTGCTCGTTGGAGCGTTTTACTTGCTAAGCAGATATGCTCTTCACTGCACCTGGGTTACATCGGAGGCATATTCATCTCCCTCAATTGTGTTGGCTGCAAGGGGTGCTAATGGAGGCAGGGTCATTTTTGACGATTATCGAGAGGCATACTTTTGGCTTCGGCAGAATACACCTCCAGATGCTAAGGTGATGTCCTGGTGGGATTACGGGTATCAAATCACTGCCATGGGAAACCGGACCGTTATTGTAGACAATAACACCTGGAACAATACACATATTGCCACCGTAGGGCGTGCAATGGCATCTGATGAAGGTGAGGCATATGAAATAATGAGATCGCTGGATGTGGATTATGTACTGGTCGTATTTGGAGGTGTTACTGGCTATTCTTCTGATGATATTAACAA ATTTCTGTGGATGGTGCGTATTGGAGGCGGGGTTTATCCTGTCATCAAGGAATCCGACTACCTTGTAAATGGTGAATATCGGATTGATCAGGGTGCCGCACCCAAGATGTTGAACAGTCTGAT GTACAAGCTTTGTTATTACCGGTTTGGAGAGCTGACAACTGAGTATAGTAAACCTCCTGG GTATGATCGTGCCAGGGGAGTTGAAATTGGAAACAAAAATGTGCAGCTTGAGCACTTGGAAGAGGCCTTCACAACTTCCAACTGGATTGTTCGGATATACAAAGTCAAACCACCTAGTAATAGACCAAAAGTCATGAAACCGCCCCGTAATATGTAA